Below is a window of Christensenella minuta DNA.
CCTTTCCATCCTTGAAAAAAACGAAATTCGGGCAAAAATAATTCACCGCCGGCAGAATTTTGTGGTATACTTAAATGAAGGAGACGGAATCGCCGCATTGCTTGCGATTATTGGCGCTTATTCTTCTATTCTGAATTTTGAAAATGTACGCGTGTTAAAAGAAATGCGCAATAATGTCAACCGGGCTGTAAATTGCGAGACGGCCAATATCAATAAAACCGTTAATGCTGCCATGACGCAGGTTATGAATATTCACAAAATAGAACGGACGATTGGCCTTAAGCACCTAAGCGATCCGTTGCGCGAGGCGGCGGAGCTCAGACTTGCCAACCCTGAGGCGACTCTCGGCGAGTTATGCGAGCTTGGCGGTACGACTAAATCGGGGATGAATCACCGGCTCCGCAAGATCAACGCGATTGCGCAAGAGCTTAATGAAGCGTTCCCGCGGCCAACCGACACTAAGCAATAAAGGGAGGATTTGAAATGATTTACAAAGAACTCATCATCAAGAACAATGACGGCCTTAAGGCCAAAGCAGCTGCCAGCTTCGTGCAGGTTGCAAACCAGTTCGATTCGCAGATCCTGATCGAATTTTCCAACAAAAAAATCAACGCGAAGAGCATTATGGGGCTTTTATCACTCGGGGTGAAAAAAGGCGAATCCATTTATGTATTCGCAAACGGCGGCGATGAAAAAGACGCCGTAGAGGCTCTTGCGGAGCTTGTAGAAAATAATTTTGGGGAATGAGTGTTTGATTAATTCAAAAAGCCAGCCTTAGGCTGGCTTTTTTTATATGCGGCGAAACAGTGCTCACGGCTCTGAGGCTGCCGCCTGTAAATTCAAGTATACCGCGGCGTCTTATCTTCCATTAAAAATAGTGAAGCCGTTCTTCCCCTGCTTCTTTGTCCGGTACAGGGCATAGTCGGCATTTTTATACAACGTTTCAAAATCCTTCCCCGCCCCGGGAGCAACGGCCACACCGATGCTGGTAGTGATCTCGCAAACACCGGCCTCCTCTACAGTCAGCGTCCGGTGCAGGGCCTTTACCAGCGCAGCTGCCTTCCGCTCTGCCGCATACCGGTCCGGAACCGGCATAAAGGCGACAAACTCATCCCCGCCGATGCGGCCGACGATGTCTCCGTTCCGGAACTGTGCCCGGAGGGCCTGCGAAAAGTCTATCAGTACGGTATCCCCCGCCGCGTGGCCAAAATGGTCGTTGATGCCTTTAAAGTTGTCTATATCCAATATAAAGAACGCAAACAGCTTCCGGGGCTGTTCCAGCAGCCTTGCACGAATCGTTTCCTGTGCGGCCACCTTATTGAGCAGACCCGTCAGGGAATCCTTCTGCATGCGGTCGTACAGGTAAAGCTCACGTTTTTTCTCTTCATCGATATTCTGCCGGTAAACCATCATCCGCACGGAATCATCCTCGTCCCAGTGGAAAAGCTGTGCGGTAATCCGCATCCAATAATAGGTTTCTCCGTCGGAGCGGATCATAAAATCATAGCGGAGGTTTTCCACACCTCTTTCATACGCGGCCAATACGGATTCCGGCAAAAAAGCATCAAGGTATCCCTGCCGGAATTCTTCCTTAATCTGCTTTTCGGCAATAACATGCAACGCCGCGTCATACGGTGTGTTTTCCGGCGCGCCCAAGCTCTCAAAGTAACGCTCTGTCGCCTCGCTTGCCGCCCTGTTGTGGGTAATATCTATTTCATAGATGTTTTCATAAAGCTGCTCTGTCGCCTTTTGGAACGCGTTCCTGTGCTCATGCTCCTTTGCCACCGCGAGTTCGCTGATCTTTTGATTGTATTTGCGGATCACGCTGGTGATGATAATCAGAACGGCGGCAATAATCGCGATAATAACCAGAAGCTCCTGGACAAATTGTCTGGCCAGCACCTGGTCCATAACCGTCGTGTCATAGTCAACAACCAAATGCCAGCCTAAATTTTCCACATAGACGCTTATCAGGTATCCGCTGCCCTTGGCAGAAGAATACCAAACGGCCTGCGTCTCGGCCTTGTTTTCAAGGATCTGCTCCTTAAGCTCTGGATAGGGGCAGGAACTGAACAGGTTTTCCGCCTGATATCCTGTCCGGCTGGTGGAAATTTCTACCGTTCCATTTCCATCAATGAGGGTAACCCCAATTCCGAATTTATCCTCATAGCTTTGAAAGAGCTCCTGCAGCTCACTCACACGAAACCCGACGCCCACTACGCCAATGGTTTCTCCGTCCGCTCCATAAATCCGGCAATTGATAAAAACGGTAATTTCATTTCCGGCTTTATCGACCTCGTCATTGTCAATATTAAGCGAATATTCTTCGTCCGATTGCAGGAAACGATAAAACCAGACATTCTCGGGGTCGCCCTCGGGCAGCATCCGGTCTAATCCATTGAAATTATAGTACCTTTTTGACTGCGCGGATGCGAGAAATACCGAATCATAGTCATACTTATCGCGGTAGGCGTTCAGGTAGGTGCGCATATCTTCGATGAAGCTGTCGTCGTTCATGCGCGCTTCCTCCTCCGCAAGAAATTTCTTCAGCAGGCTGTCGTTCGCCATTGTAAGCGAAATATTGACCGGTTTGATAAAGGTGGAATCGATCTGATGGTGGATCCCTTCGGAGGTAAGTGCGGCCACGCTCTCCACATCCTTATAGAAAATCCCCTGATTGGATTGATAGCTGATGATGGAGGTGGTCAGGAATCCCAAAACGATCACGACGCATACCAAAATATTGGTGCGCATCAGTACATTTTTTTCATTATGTGCTCCCCTTCCCTGCATCATACCTTTCCTTAAGTATACACCGGAAATCATATCGGCGCTATATTAAACGATCTCTATCCGGTATTATTTTAGCCTTGCACTGTGTTTTGCTTCAGGCAGGATTTCACCCTTCCGGATGGAAGTGCCGGTAAACTGCCTGCGCGACGTTTGCGGGCACGCCCTTTGCGTTCATCAGCTCCTCGCACGTCGCCGCCCTGACGTTCTTCACGCTGCCGAACGCCTTTAAAAGCGCCCGCTTACGCGTCTGCCCGATTCCTTCGATTTTATCCAGTTCACCCGTATGATGCCGTTTCTCGCGCAGTTTGCGGTGATAGGAAATGGCAAAATGGTGGGCCTCGTCGCGAATCCCCGTCACAAGCCGGAATTCCGGACTTCCCACCTGCAAAAGAATGCTCTCGTCCCGTCCGGGCACAAAGATTTCCTCCTGCTTTTTCGCAAGGCTGACGATCGGTATTTCCTCACATCCCAAAGAAAAAAGGGCGTCGCGCGCCGCGTGGAGCTGGCCCTTGCCGCCGTCGATAATAATCAGGTCCGGCATGGGCAGGAAGCTCTCATCCCCCTGCAACCCGCGTAAAAGCCGCCGCGTAAGCGCTTCGTTTAAGGAAGCAAAATCGTCCGCGCCTTCAAACGATTTAATGCGGAAACGGCGATTTTTCTTGCGGTCCGGTTTTCCGTCCGTGAACACCACCATGGAAGCGACGTTATCCGTCCCCTGGGTATTGGAAATATCATAGCATTCGATACGGCGAAGGTCCGCATCCAGATTGAGCGCCTTGGCAAGATTCCCTGCCGCAGCTTCGCGCTGCGCCTGCATGCCCTCTTTTATCTTGACCGCATCGCCCGCGTTTTTCTTCGCAAGCTCTGCGAGCTTGCGATTATCCCCGCGCGCCGCCTCTTTGATCGCCACTTTAGACCCCCGTTTTTCGCTGAGCCACTGCATGAGCAACTCTGCATCATCAGGCCGGGGCAAGGTATAGATATGCTTGGGAATTCCGCTTTTTTCCGCGTAATACTGCTGCAAAAATTCACCCATGAGTTCGGAAAGCGGTTCTCCCTCATAGTCGAAATAATATTTCTGTGCGTAATTGAGTTTTCCGTCGCGAAATAAGAAAGCCTGCACAACTGCTGTTTTGAGGCCTTTTTCCACAGCGAATATATCTTTGTCATCAAGGTTAGGAAATCCGGCGCGCTGTTTTTCACGGATGCGGTCGATAAGCGCAATGCGGTCGCGCAGCAGGGCCGCCTGCTCATAGTTCATACTCTCGGCGGCTTCGTTCATCTTACGTACGAGCTCCCTGCGTACCGTGAGATTATTTCCCGACACTACACTGATTACTTCCTTCACCAGCTCGCCGTATTCTTCCCGGCTGACTTTCCCGGTACACGGCCCGATACAGCGCCCCATCTCGTAATTGAGGCACGGCCTGTCGCCCCGCGCGATCATACGCGGAATATCATTTTTGCAGCTCCGCAGCGGATACAGGCGGTATACCTGGTCGAGTACGTCGCGGATGACATGCGCGGCGATAAACGGCCCGTAATATTTTGCGCCGTCTTCCTTCACGCTGCGCACCACCGTAACGCGCGGGAAGTCCTCGTTCAGGTCTACGCGCACATAGGGAAAGTGTTTATCGTCCTTCAAGAGGATATTATAATAAGGACGGTATTTCTTGATGAGGTTGCACTCGAGGATCAGCGCCTCCAGTTCCGTATCCGTAATGATATATTCAAAGTCCGCAATGTGGCTGACCATAGCCGCGACTTTCGGGTATTTCTGCGCTTCCCTGCGGAAATACTGGCTGACGCGGTTTTTCAGCACCCGCGCCTTGCCGACATAGATCACCTCTCCGTCCTTATCGCGCATGATGTATACGCCCGGACTTTGCGGCAGGTTTTTAATTTTTTTTTGCAGGGTTTCTGTTAATTCCATAATTCTATTATAACCCAGTTTCTTTTCCCCGCGGAAAAAATTCACATATCATTCAATAAATTTACAACAAAGCTTTGCGGGGGAAAGAGCGCCCGCCTGACCGGCGGAATAGGGCCGCAGGACGACAGGGAAAACGAGCCGGAGGCACGAACTGCGACGTCAGTAGCCCATCTCGATCGCATGCCCGAGGATCTCCCCGGCAAGCGGCGTCGCATATCTCGAACCGAAGCCCGCGCCTTCGCCGATCACCGCAATGGCAAGCGGATGCGCCGCGTCTTCTACAAAGCCGACAAACCACGAATGGTTCTTTACTTCGCCGTCTTCCACATATTCGGCCGTACCCGTTTTTCCGCACACCGTCGCATTCCCGATATTCGCGCTCGCCGCCGTACCGTGATCCACTGTATTCCTCATATACTCCGCGACCTGCGCCGCGATGTTTTGCGGCATAATCGTGCGGAATTCGGTGGGCGTATAGTGGAAGGAGCTGTTGCCGCCGTACCGCACGTCCTTCAGGGTGTTCGGCTGCATAACAATTCCGCCGTTCGCCACACCCGCAGAGATCATCATGTTGTGCATGGGCGTCACAAGGTCTTCGTATTGTCCGATCCCCGCCCATGCGAGGTCTCCCTTGTTGCCGGATACGTTGAGCTGGCTGTTATACAACGTGAAATCCGGAAACTGGAAATTGTAATTGTACCCGAATTTGTTCGCCGTCTCCAGCATTGCGTTGTCGCCAAGCTCTACCGCAAGCTGGCCGAAATAGATATTGCACGATTTCTCAAAAGCCGTCCCGAAATCCACATGGCCGTGCTCCGAGGTGCAGGTGACCTTCTGGCCTTCGATGATCGCCTCGCCCGTGCAGTCGGCCTCAAGGTCCGTGACCCCGTTTTCAAGCGCCGCAGCAGCCGTGAGTATTTTCATCGTCGAGCCCGGCGGATATAATCCCTGTGTCACGCGGTTAACAAATTTTGCTCCCGATTCCTCCGTGTCCTCCTTTGCCGTATAAGGATCGAAGGTCGGTTTGGAAACGCTGGCCAGTATC
It encodes the following:
- a CDS encoding penicillin-binding transpeptidase domain-containing protein, whose protein sequence is MRRAVSHTVGDIYGKSLGAETLFAKYLYGYDQNVVDKLNSVQSGQKGGDVYLTIDAELCEYIYDHMNADPGAVVLMNYETGEILASVSKPTFDPYTAKEDTEESGAKFVNRVTQGLYPPGSTMKILTAAAALENGVTDLEADCTGEAIIEGQKVTCTSEHGHVDFGTAFEKSCNIYFGQLAVELGDNAMLETANKFGYNYNFQFPDFTLYNSQLNVSGNKGDLAWAGIGQYEDLVTPMHNMMISAGVANGGIVMQPNTLKDVRYGGNSSFHYTPTEFRTIMPQNIAAQVAEYMRNTVDHGTAASANIGNATVCGKTGTAEYVEDGEVKNHSWFVGFVEDAAHPLAIAVIGEGAGFGSRYATPLAGEILGHAIEMGY
- a CDS encoding sensor domain-containing diguanylate cyclase — protein: MMQGRGAHNEKNVLMRTNILVCVVIVLGFLTTSIISYQSNQGIFYKDVESVAALTSEGIHHQIDSTFIKPVNISLTMANDSLLKKFLAEEEARMNDDSFIEDMRTYLNAYRDKYDYDSVFLASAQSKRYYNFNGLDRMLPEGDPENVWFYRFLQSDEEYSLNIDNDEVDKAGNEITVFINCRIYGADGETIGVVGVGFRVSELQELFQSYEDKFGIGVTLIDGNGTVEISTSRTGYQAENLFSSCPYPELKEQILENKAETQAVWYSSAKGSGYLISVYVENLGWHLVVDYDTTVMDQVLARQFVQELLVIIAIIAAVLIIITSVIRKYNQKISELAVAKEHEHRNAFQKATEQLYENIYEIDITHNRAASEATERYFESLGAPENTPYDAALHVIAEKQIKEEFRQGYLDAFLPESVLAAYERGVENLRYDFMIRSDGETYYWMRITAQLFHWDEDDSVRMMVYRQNIDEEKKRELYLYDRMQKDSLTGLLNKVAAQETIRARLLEQPRKLFAFFILDIDNFKGINDHFGHAAGDTVLIDFSQALRAQFRNGDIVGRIGGDEFVAFMPVPDRYAAERKAAALVKALHRTLTVEEAGVCEITTSIGVAVAPGAGKDFETLYKNADYALYRTKKQGKNGFTIFNGR
- a CDS encoding HPr family phosphocarrier protein; translated protein: MIYKELIIKNNDGLKAKAAASFVQVANQFDSQILIEFSNKKINAKSIMGLLSLGVKKGESIYVFANGGDEKDAVEALAELVENNFGE
- the uvrC gene encoding excinuclease ABC subunit UvrC, yielding MELTETLQKKIKNLPQSPGVYIMRDKDGEVIYVGKARVLKNRVSQYFRREAQKYPKVAAMVSHIADFEYIITDTELEALILECNLIKKYRPYYNILLKDDKHFPYVRVDLNEDFPRVTVVRSVKEDGAKYYGPFIAAHVIRDVLDQVYRLYPLRSCKNDIPRMIARGDRPCLNYEMGRCIGPCTGKVSREEYGELVKEVISVVSGNNLTVRRELVRKMNEAAESMNYEQAALLRDRIALIDRIREKQRAGFPNLDDKDIFAVEKGLKTAVVQAFLFRDGKLNYAQKYYFDYEGEPLSELMGEFLQQYYAEKSGIPKHIYTLPRPDDAELLMQWLSEKRGSKVAIKEAARGDNRKLAELAKKNAGDAVKIKEGMQAQREAAAGNLAKALNLDADLRRIECYDISNTQGTDNVASMVVFTDGKPDRKKNRRFRIKSFEGADDFASLNEALTRRLLRGLQGDESFLPMPDLIIIDGGKGQLHAARDALFSLGCEEIPIVSLAKKQEEIFVPGRDESILLQVGSPEFRLVTGIRDEAHHFAISYHRKLREKRHHTGELDKIEGIGQTRKRALLKAFGSVKNVRAATCEELMNAKGVPANVAQAVYRHFHPEG